A region from the Candidatus Binatota bacterium genome encodes:
- a CDS encoding DUF779 domain-containing protein — protein sequence MISGLAVSEVKATDEAEAVLRAVRSRHDGVLTITVDGGCCEGSAPHLYEDYLLPFGAGEIGRVADIPVFLPREWQKLYADAKLLIDVVDDPASDAMSLETRLGKRLVIRE from the coding sequence CTGATAAGTGGTCTGGCAGTGAGCGAGGTAAAAGCCACCGACGAGGCAGAGGCCGTCCTGCGCGCAGTGCGCAGCAGGCACGACGGGGTGCTCACCATCACTGTTGATGGGGGCTGCTGCGAGGGCAGCGCACCGCACCTGTACGAGGACTACCTGCTTCCCTTCGGGGCCGGCGAAATAGGCCGCGTGGCCGACATACCGGTCTTCCTGCCGCGCGAATGGCAGAAGCTTTATGCCGATGCGAAGCTGCTCATCGACGTCGTGGATGATCCGGCCAGCGATGCGATGTCACTTGAGACCAGGCTGGGCAAGCGACTGGTCATAAGAGAGTAG
- a CDS encoding amidohydrolase, whose translation MIAISADSHICEPPEAFDDIDPVFRDRKPTLVQHETLGAAFVVEGLPMPVPMSMINAAGRTAEELADINRKWDDLNHGGWEVGPRLEAQDQDGVSAEVLYPSVGMIICLHPDADFRKACFDAYNRWLAGFCEGAPDRLIGIGQAAVRTIDEGIEELQQIKDFGFRGVMLAGDPVGDDDYDQPSWDPFWQACVDLDLPVSFHILTSKADDLANMREGRGPNINGFMSIIRGCQDIMGMMVFGGVFERHPRLKVVCVEADAGWVPHYLYRMDHAYNRHRFWLKPGGITKVPSEYFRENIYVTFQDDAVVGHMADMCNIERIMWANDFPHSDSTWPRSDRAIAAVGEGLTDAQLARVVHDNCAELYKL comes from the coding sequence ATAATTGCCATTTCCGCGGACTCGCACATCTGCGAGCCACCGGAGGCTTTTGACGACATCGACCCGGTCTTCCGCGACCGCAAGCCCACCCTGGTACAGCACGAGACCCTGGGCGCGGCCTTCGTCGTGGAGGGACTCCCCATGCCGGTGCCCATGAGCATGATCAACGCCGCCGGCCGCACGGCCGAGGAACTGGCCGACATAAACCGGAAGTGGGACGATCTTAATCACGGCGGCTGGGAGGTCGGCCCGCGCCTGGAGGCCCAGGACCAGGACGGCGTGTCGGCCGAGGTGCTGTATCCCTCGGTGGGCATGATCATCTGCCTGCACCCTGACGCGGACTTCCGCAAGGCCTGCTTCGACGCCTACAACCGCTGGCTGGCGGGTTTCTGCGAGGGCGCTCCCGACAGGCTCATCGGCATAGGCCAGGCGGCGGTGCGCACTATAGACGAGGGCATCGAGGAGCTGCAGCAGATAAAGGACTTCGGCTTTCGCGGTGTCATGCTGGCCGGTGACCCGGTAGGCGACGACGACTACGACCAGCCCAGCTGGGACCCGTTCTGGCAGGCCTGCGTCGACCTCGACCTGCCCGTCAGCTTTCACATTCTCACGAGCAAGGCCGACGATCTCGCCAACATGCGCGAGGGCAGGGGGCCTAACATCAACGGCTTCATGTCTATCATCCGCGGCTGCCAGGACATCATGGGCATGATGGTGTTCGGCGGCGTGTTCGAGCGCCATCCACGCCTGAAGGTCGTGTGCGTGGAGGCCGACGCCGGCTGGGTGCCCCACTATCTCTACCGCATGGACCACGCCTACAACCGCCACCGCTTCTGGCTCAAGCCCGGTGGCATTACCAAGGTGCCCAGCGAGTACTTTCGCGAGAACATCTACGTCACCTTTCAGGACGACGCGGTGGTGGGGCACATGGCCGACATGTGCAACATAGAGCGCATCATGTGGGCAAACGATTTTCCCCACTCCGACTCCACCTGGCCCAGGTCTGATCGGGCAATCGCTGCCGTGGGCGAGGGCCTGACCGATGCCCAGCTGGCCCGCGTGGTGCACGACAACTGCGCCGAGCTCTACAAGCTCTAG